Proteins from one Solenopsis invicta isolate M01_SB chromosome 11, UNIL_Sinv_3.0, whole genome shotgun sequence genomic window:
- the LOC120359024 gene encoding uncharacterized protein LOC120359024 — protein sequence MANYYVPTEAREKASSNIRYTPRILGRRFALTSTSYKWIDVAINVGSVSCSVEISLGDTRGNRIVLPYRTWRALLDKRADFERFVQSTEAPSLPIHDLTVQLVKLRDESIVKLSLLDACIYLKPTTMLFMFELEHCVEHVYYTLHQSIATATEKFKYFVTFLRQNFAMNKPDATELLRKSYDKSSQIECELIVYAIDTIIYNTLTT from the exons atggcaaactattacgttccaaccGAGGCGCGTGAAAA aGCGTCTTCGAATATACGATATACGCCACGTATACTGGGCagaaggtttgcgctaacatcaacttcctacaaatggattgatgtagcgatcaacgtgggatctgtttcctgctccgtggagatatcgctcggcgatacacgcggcaaccggattgtcctaccatacagaacgtggagagctctgttagataaacgtgcggatttcgagcgattcgtccagtcaaccgaagcaccatcgttaccgattcatgaccttaccgtACAACTCGTGAAATTGCGTGATGAAAGTATTGTTAAGTTATCTTTACTCGATGCATGTATTTACCTCAAGCCTACAACCATGCTCTTCATGTTTGAACTAGAGCACTGTGTGGAGCATgtatattatacgctgcatcagagcattgcaactgcgactgagaaatttaaatattttgtaacgtttttgcgtcaaaactttgccatgaacaaaccagacgcgacagaattattgcgcaaatcttacgataagagttcgcaaattgagtgtgaattaatagtctacgctattgatactattatatacAACACATTAACTACTTAA